ACAAAACTGTCAGTTTACAGTGTATATGCTCTGCACAATACAAAGCTgagcatataatatataaagctgaggtgcacatgcacacacactcagacacacatgcaGTTCAAAGCACCCCATCAAAAAAGTCAAGtcatgtgcagtgtttttgttcagAAGACAGAAGCAACGTTTATTAGAGCACCAacagcagagaaacaaacagaacCCGTGAGTCTCTTTCGTCATGTTaatctgtgctctgtgtgtgaccACTGCTGTGAGATAATATTCCAATTCataacatatttaaaagaaGTACATTACTCTTTCAGTGTAGCTGTTTCATTTGCCAACATGCAAATACATAACAATTCCTTATATTCACAGTACCGCACATATAGTACCACTGTTAATGCCATAGTACCATTCTTTGTACCACTGTTAGTGCCACCCTCAGTATCGCTCTTCGTGCTACAGGAAGGGATGATGGCAGAGTGCTGACAAATATCAAAAGTTAATGTCACTAAAATACGACAGCATAACACACAGATGGTTTCAGAAATAACTTTCCTTGTCTCCACCTTGAAGACCATTTCCTGTATGGTGAACAACACATCAATGAACACATCGAACACAGGATCTGCACTGCATATGAACACAGTAAACTGCGGTGCAGTTTGTTTCTACACAGGCTGTTGCCATTCGTGCCTTTTGAGTTGTCATATGTTCTCCCAGCATGGGTGTCTTCTGGTCCCAAGGGAGGACCATTGTCACACCTCCCAAGGACGCAGGCTTTTTTGCTTCTGCCCCTCAGTGGCCCCTCTCGCGCCGTGCTCTAGGGACGAGCCGATTGGCTAGGAGGCAGGCCAGGGCGATGCCTGCAGTTTGGGTGAAGGCCAGGGCAAGTACGGTGGCGGCAATGTGGAACACATTATCATTGACAACGCTGAAAACCTTGCGGAAGCAGCCGTCGGGATGGATGCGGGCCTCCTCGGCTGTGCTGCTGCCTCCTGCAGGCAGGGGCCGATTCCTGCAGCCCTTGCGGCGTATGCAGCAGCTGTCCGGCACAGAGCCAGAGGAGGCGTTGTCCGAGCGGGTGTCCGGGGCCAACCATTCTGAGGATAGCCAGTCCCTCCAGTCCTCAGCTCCACAGCACTCCAGCGCCCTCTGCAGGCTATCCAGGGCGTTAGCTCGGCTGTCGTCCTCCACATATGCCGCCACTGCCTGCTGCAGGCCACTGCGGAAGCCCTCGGCGATGTCCTGGCGGTAGAAGAGCCCCGAGAGGCCAGCAGCCAGCCCTGCCACTAGGGCGGCGAGCTGGAAGAGGCCGTAGGCGCGCAGCAGGCAGGGCAGTTCGGCGGCAGCCCCCAGGCAGCCCAGGAAACCCCAGGCGGTGACAGCGGCGCCTGTCACCAGCAGGACGGTCGCAGCATTGGGGTAGCTGTTTGCTGACAGCAGCATGTAGTCAGCCAGGGAGACTTGCGCCCACACTCCCAAGGTGAGGACCACGAGTCCAGCTGCCCAGAAGAGGCAGCTGAAGAGCAGGAGGCCCAGGCGCAGGAGGGCTGTGGTACCCGTGGCTGCGCAGCACGGGGCTGCCCtaggtgggggcgggggcgcCAGCGAGGCCTCGGAGCACAGCGACACAGAGAGGcgttcctgctgctgctgctgttgctggaaTGGTGAGAGCAGGATCCCGGGTGGTGCCGAGGGTCGACGGGGCAGCGCGGGGGGACGCAGGAGGCTGAGCGCCCGGGGAGAGGAGAGTCTCCGTGCAGCGTCTCCCTCCCAGTGGGCGGTGCTGGGGCTCGGGTGGCCAGGCAGCGAGTTGTATGGCAGTGCGCTGTTCATGTCCACGGCTGCAGCTTTATGTGATGTCCCTGTTCCTCGCTGCTCCGTGCTGCTTGGCCCCCCCTCCTCCTGGCTGTTAAAGTGCCCCGCTCCTGCGGCGCCGTAAATCTGAGCGCCTATAAAGGGGGCCGTGTTGTTATCAGTGCCCACAGCTCCCAATCCCTGAAAAcctttatttacctgtttattgtTTCCCTCAATGCTGCtgcagcctctctctctctgtatctcGCTGTGGCCCCTTTGTTAAGGGGGGGGCATGGTAGCCCTGACATGAGGAATAGCCCCATGCCTCTGCACAAGTGTGAATGTGCACCATggacagggatatttttatagaATGGCAACAGTCACCAGCACTGGTTACTATCATTACTTTGTCTCAGTATTTATGGAAAAATTTAAGAGAAGTAATAGATTCAAGCTTATTTGAGAAAGCAGCCATAAGCAGGGAGTATT
Above is a genomic segment from Scleropages formosus chromosome 5, fSclFor1.1, whole genome shotgun sequence containing:
- the LOC114910508 gene encoding tetraspanin-7-like, yielding MNSALPYNSLPGHPSPSTAHWEGDAARRLSSPRALSLLRPPALPRRPSAPPGILLSPFQQQQQQQERLSVSLCSEASLAPPPPPRAAPCCAATGTTALLRLGLLLFSCLFWAAGLVVLTLGVWAQVSLADYMLLSANSYPNAATVLLVTGAAVTAWGFLGCLGAAAELPCLLRAYGLFQLAALVAGLAAGLSGLFYRQDIAEGFRSGLQQAVAAYVEDDSRANALDSLQRALECCGAEDWRDWLSSEWLAPDTRSDNASSGSVPDSCCIRRKGCRNRPLPAGGSSTAEEARIHPDGCFRKVFSVVNDNVFHIAATVLALAFTQTAGIALACLLANRLVPRARRERGH